The sequence below is a genomic window from Deltaproteobacteria bacterium.
AGAACCAGGTCCGCCTGCTGCGCTGTCCGCCGCTGGTCGAGGCGCTCGGCGAGAACCCGCTGACGGGAATGGCCACGATCGATCGCATCCTGCACTTCCTGGGCGTCGAGCGCGGCGAGATGGAGGAGCCGGAGCCCGAGAGCCGCGCCGAGCCGCTGCCCGCGCCGCCGCCGCCGGATCCCGACACCGCCCCGGACGAGGCCGTCGACGACCAAGTCGAAATTCCCGCCGATCTGATCGAGGAGGCTCCGGCGGATCTCCCCGAGGAGCAGAAGCAGGAGCGCAGCCAGAACCTGCAGGCGCGCGTCGGGAAGATGACGATCATCGAGAAGGTGAAGCTCGCGCGGCTCGGAAACGTCGACGCCCGCTCGCTTCTGGTGCGCGACCGGAACAAGCTCGTCGCCGCGGCCGCGATCAGGAACCCGAAGATCACCGACAACGAGATCGAGGGCTTCGCGCGCGCGCGAAATCTCTGCGACGAGGTCATGCGCATCATTGCCCACAACCGACAGTGGACTCGCGCCTACCCGGTGAAGCTCGCGCTCTCGATGAATCCCAAGTGCCCGCCGCAAACCGCCGTCAAGTTCCTGAATTACCTCACCGATCGAGACTTGGGACTGATCATGCGCAGCCGCGATGTGGCCGGAGTGATCTCGGCCCAGGCGCGCCGCATCCTGGCTCGGAAAGGGAAGACGTAGATGGGAACCGCAGACCGCGACGCGCGGGAGATCCGCGGCAAGATCGTCTACTACGGAGCCGCGGGCGCCGGGACCAGCGCGAACCTGCTCTTCATCCAGCGCAAGCTCAAGCGCGAGCACCGCGGGGAGCTGAAGCGCCTCTCGACACGAGACGGTGTCACCTCGTACGAGACGCTGCCGGTCGAGCTCGGCGCGGTGCGCGGCTTCAAAACCTCGATCCAGATCTCCAGCGTCCCCGCGGCCGCGCAGGCCGCCGCGCTGCGGCGTCAGATCCTGGAGGGGGTCGACGGAATCGTCTTCGTGGCCGACCTGCGGCCCGAGCGCCACTCGGCGACGACCGCCGCCCTCGATGAGCTGCGCAAGCACCTCGCGTCGTACGGGCGCGAGCTCGAGAACGTGCCGCTCGTCGTGCAGTACAACCACCGCGACCAGGCCGACGAGAACGCGGTCGAGCGCCTGCACCGGCTCCTGCCGCTGCGCCAGGCCAGCTGCTTCGACGCCCGCGCGGACGAGGGCATGGGCGTGCTGCAGACGCTGACCACGCTCTCGAAGCTCGTGCTCGTCGAGCTGCGCAAGACGCTCGACGAGTCGCCCGAGCCGCCGTCCCGCGCCGTGGTGCGCGAGGTCGAGGAGGTCGAGCCGCTCGGCCCGCCGACCGGCGAGGTGACCGCGAGCTACGAGGAGATGCCCTCGGCAGGCGCCGCGAAGGGCTTCGCGGTGGAGAGCGCGGGACCGGTCGACGGCGGCGGCAGCGAGATCTCCATTCCGGTGCGCTTGATCGACGAGGCCACGGGGCGACGCGTCGAGATCGTCGTCCGCATCGCGATCGACGCGCTGTAGGCCTGGGAGGAGCCCGGCATGCGCAAGCGCCTGGGCATCGTAGGTCACTCGGACGAGGGGCTCGCGCTGATCCCCCTGCTCGAGGCGAATCCCGACGTCGAGCTCTGCGGCGTGCTCTCCGACGACCCCGAAGCGGCGCGCGCCGCCCTCGTTCGCGTCGATCCGAAGTACGCGCTGCGCTCCTACCAGCTGCTCGTCTCCGACGCGCAGGCCTTCCTGCGCACGCCGGGCCTGGTCGCGCTGATCGACGCGGAGGCGCCCCGGAGCTTCCGCTCCGTGCTCGAGACCGCGCCCGAGCGCGGCGTGCAGGTGACCACACCGCTGATCGCGAAGCTCCTCTACGCGTTCGGCCCGGTCGACGCGCACCGGAAGCCCGACCTGCTGCACGCGCTCGGCGAGATCCTCGAGTCGTACAACCTGACGATCGATCGTCGCGGACTGTTGAACCGCATCCTGCAGATCGCGGTCGGCTCGACGGGCGCCGACCGCGGGTCGCTCATGCTCTGGGACGAGGCCGAAGGGGCGCTGCGCATCGAGGTCGCGATCGGGATCGAGAAGGAGCTGATCTCGAAGATCCGCATCCGACCGGGCGAAGGGATCGCGGGAATCGCGTTCGCGGAGCGCAAGCCGCTGCTGCTCTCCGGCAAGGCCGACCAGCGCCTCTACGAGATCGCGCGCGAGCGCAGCGACGTCGAGTCGGCGATCTCC
It includes:
- a CDS encoding GTPase domain-containing protein → MGTADRDAREIRGKIVYYGAAGAGTSANLLFIQRKLKREHRGELKRLSTRDGVTSYETLPVELGAVRGFKTSIQISSVPAAAQAAALRRQILEGVDGIVFVADLRPERHSATTAALDELRKHLASYGRELENVPLVVQYNHRDQADENAVERLHRLLPLRQASCFDARADEGMGVLQTLTTLSKLVLVELRKTLDESPEPPSRAVVREVEEVEPLGPPTGEVTASYEEMPSAGAAKGFAVESAGPVDGGGSEISIPVRLIDEATGRRVEIVVRIAIDAL